A region of Nitrospirota bacterium DNA encodes the following proteins:
- a CDS encoding ATP-dependent Clp protease ATP-binding subunit — MFEKFTERGRKVIIFAKEEAEKRQNDYLGTEHLLLAILREEDGLPVAILKKMGLTIEELRMEIERNLPAGMNLLSFGDIPFTPRAKKVLELAVEEARLLGHNYIGSEHLLLGLIREDEGIAGKILRNLGANLLGARQLTINLSMKSYVQAREKKSSTPALDEFGRDLTMLAKENRLDPVIGREDEIERLLQVLGRRIKNNPVVIGEPGVGKTAIVEGLCQRIVSGDIPETLLGKRIISLDLGALIAGTKYRGQFEERLKIVMKEIVQADNIILFIDELHTLIGAGAAEGSIDASSMLKPALSRGEIQCIGATTPDEYRKYIQKDRALERRFQPIQVQPPDVNTTVDILTGLKSRYESHHKVKIAPEALSSSAKLSDRYIQDRFLPDKAIDVIDETGARIKLKRLTPPFELKDLEYKLNRLSKEKNLYIKLHDLEKASAVRIDEEKLKKLFEQMQISWKERLSREIPVMNEDDVAYTIAKMTGIPIVKIEERESDKLIRMEEQLHHRIIAQEEAIRAVSRAIRRSRAGLKSVRRPIGSFFFLGPTGVGKTELAKALAEFMFNDESALIKIDMSEYMERFNVSKLTGAPPGYVGYDEGGMLTEQVRKKPYAVILFDEIEKAHPDVFNMLLQVLDEGVLTDNFGRKVDFRNTLIIMTSNLGARIIEKATPLGFQRHESGEIYENIKENVLSELKKTFNPEFLNRVDEIVVFHPLDKNHLLSVIDLLVEEMNKELIDQELVVELSHEVKEWLLDKHFKPAYGARPMRRAIQREIEDTLSEEILKGNFKGGHKIKVLLESGTPIFVIADEASVLSGVN, encoded by the coding sequence ATGTTTGAGAAATTTACAGAGCGTGGAAGAAAGGTCATTATCTTTGCCAAGGAAGAGGCGGAGAAAAGACAGAATGATTACCTCGGAACAGAGCATCTTCTCCTGGCAATACTGAGAGAAGAAGATGGATTGCCCGTTGCCATACTGAAGAAGATGGGCTTGACCATAGAGGAACTGCGGATGGAGATTGAAAGGAATCTTCCTGCAGGCATGAATCTCCTCAGCTTCGGTGATATCCCCTTTACGCCCAGGGCTAAAAAGGTGCTGGAGCTCGCTGTTGAAGAAGCACGGTTGCTCGGCCACAACTACATAGGAAGTGAGCATCTGCTCCTCGGGCTCATTCGTGAAGATGAGGGTATTGCAGGAAAAATTCTTCGCAACCTGGGAGCAAATCTTCTTGGAGCGCGCCAGCTTACGATCAATCTCTCGATGAAGTCATATGTTCAGGCACGGGAAAAGAAGAGCAGCACCCCTGCCCTTGATGAATTCGGCAGGGATCTCACCATGCTCGCTAAAGAGAACCGGCTGGATCCGGTGATCGGCAGAGAAGATGAGATCGAGCGTCTGCTTCAGGTGCTCGGCAGAAGGATCAAGAATAACCCGGTAGTTATAGGCGAACCCGGCGTCGGAAAGACTGCAATTGTTGAAGGGCTTTGCCAGCGTATCGTGTCCGGCGATATCCCGGAAACGCTGCTCGGCAAGAGGATCATTTCTCTTGATCTCGGCGCCCTCATCGCGGGCACAAAATATCGCGGGCAGTTTGAAGAAAGACTAAAGATAGTCATGAAGGAGATCGTTCAGGCTGACAATATCATTCTCTTTATTGACGAGCTTCATACTCTGATAGGCGCCGGTGCGGCCGAGGGATCAATAGATGCCTCCAGCATGCTGAAGCCTGCCCTGTCCCGCGGTGAGATTCAGTGCATCGGAGCCACAACGCCTGACGAGTACAGGAAGTATATCCAGAAAGACAGGGCACTCGAGAGAAGGTTCCAGCCCATACAGGTTCAGCCGCCTGATGTGAATACAACCGTAGATATTCTTACCGGTCTCAAATCACGGTATGAGTCTCACCACAAGGTAAAGATTGCTCCTGAGGCGCTGAGCTCTTCTGCCAAGCTTTCTGACCGTTATATTCAGGACAGGTTTCTCCCGGACAAAGCGATCGATGTGATCGATGAGACGGGGGCTCGCATAAAATTGAAGCGCTTAACGCCTCCTTTTGAACTTAAGGATCTTGAATATAAGCTGAACAGGCTCTCAAAGGAAAAGAATCTGTATATAAAACTGCACGATCTGGAAAAGGCATCCGCAGTTCGTATCGATGAAGAGAAGCTCAAAAAGCTCTTTGAACAGATGCAGATTTCATGGAAAGAGCGTCTGAGCAGAGAAATACCGGTCATGAATGAAGATGACGTTGCCTATACCATCGCCAAGATGACCGGTATCCCTATTGTCAAGATAGAAGAACGCGAATCTGACAAGCTTATCAGGATGGAAGAGCAGCTTCACCATCGCATCATTGCGCAGGAAGAGGCTATCAGAGCGGTTTCGCGGGCTATCCGCCGGTCCAGAGCAGGACTGAAGAGCGTCAGGCGCCCGATTGGCTCCTTCTTCTTTCTCGGGCCGACAGGCGTCGGCAAGACCGAACTTGCAAAGGCCCTTGCGGAATTCATGTTCAACGATGAAAGCGCTCTCATTAAAATTGACATGTCCGAGTACATGGAGCGCTTCAATGTTTCGAAATTGACTGGTGCGCCTCCCGGCTATGTCGGATATGACGAAGGAGGCATGCTCACTGAACAGGTAAGAAAAAAACCGTATGCGGTCATTCTGTTCGATGAGATCGAGAAGGCGCATCCTGATGTCTTTAATATGCTGCTGCAGGTTCTTGACGAAGGAGTTCTGACCGATAATTTTGGAAGAAAGGTCGACTTCAGGAACACCCTTATAATCATGACCTCAAACCTCGGCGCGAGAATTATTGAAAAGGCTACGCCTTTGGGATTCCAGCGCCATGAATCAGGTGAGATTTACGAGAACATCAAGGAAAATGTTCTGAGCGAATTGAAAAAAACCTTTAACCCCGAGTTTCTGAACCGCGTTGACGAGATCGTAGTATTCCATCCCCTTGACAAGAATCATCTTCTCTCAGTTATTGATCTGCTCGTTGAAGAGATGAACAAGGAACTTATCGATCAGGAACTTGTTGTCGAGTTGTCTCATGAAGTCAAAGAATGGCTGCTGGATAAACACTTCAAGCCGGCTTATGGCGCCCGGCCGATGAGACGGGCTATTCAGAGGGAAATCGAGGATACCCTTTCTGAAGAAATCCTCAAGGGCAATTTTAAAGGTGGACATAAGATCAAGGTCCTGCTTGAGTCAGGAACGCCGATATTCGTTATTGCTGACGAAGCGTCCGTTCTCTCCGGGGTAAATTAG
- a CDS encoding nucleoside-diphosphate kinase, producing the protein MEQKEEMDQTLVLIKPDALKNSLTGYVLSLLSEFHTGLRFAGAKIVYVSDLLAEEHYAEHRGKIFFPSLLEYIKGELHYPNEPWKRRVIALVYQGNDAVQKIRDICGPTNPHVAREKSPGCIRALGALVPLKDADGTVIGERMDNLIHASAVPADAEREIKLWFIPADIPPFMRTYPTEVNEAFYYYKDGRIFLDHEPGSVCLLAPGDIAWKTDLDALRSLQQGASSATSLGSVAAKYLINTEKI; encoded by the coding sequence ATGGAACAAAAAGAAGAAATGGATCAGACCCTGGTACTTATTAAGCCGGATGCCCTTAAAAATTCATTGACTGGGTACGTGCTCTCCCTGCTTTCAGAATTTCACACGGGACTTCGTTTTGCCGGAGCAAAGATCGTGTATGTCAGCGACCTGCTTGCTGAAGAACATTACGCAGAACATCGTGGCAAAATATTTTTTCCTTCGCTTCTGGAGTATATAAAAGGCGAACTGCATTACCCGAATGAGCCATGGAAAAGGCGCGTGATCGCGCTGGTGTATCAGGGCAATGATGCGGTGCAGAAGATCAGGGATATATGCGGCCCTACGAACCCGCACGTTGCCCGGGAAAAAAGTCCGGGGTGCATCAGGGCGCTTGGCGCTCTCGTTCCGCTTAAGGATGCCGATGGAACCGTTATCGGCGAGCGCATGGACAACCTTATTCATGCTTCTGCCGTGCCGGCTGATGCAGAGCGGGAGATCAAGCTTTGGTTTATTCCTGCAGATATCCCGCCTTTCATGCGCACCTACCCTACTGAGGTAAATGAGGCATTCTACTATTATAAGGACGGCAGGATTTTTCTCGATCATGAGCCCGGCAGCGTTTGCCTTCTCGCTCCAGGGGATATTGCATGGAAGACCGATCTTGATGCGCTTCGCTCACTTCAGCAAGGAGCATCTTCAGCCACCTCCCTGGGATCGGTAGCTGCAAAATATCTTATCAATACTGAAAAAATATAA
- the mdh gene encoding malate dehydrogenase — protein MKTKISVIGAGNVGATTAELIARDGLADVVLFDIQEGIAKGKALDITEACPVWGSPSLVTGTGNFEETAGSDIVVITAGFPRKPGMSRDDLLIANADVIKAVTEGTVKYSPDSIIVVVTNPMDVMAYTAMKVSGFSRERVIGMGGVLDSARFRTFVAMEAGVSAADVEALVLGGHGDQMVPLPRFTTVKGIPIPELMGKETIEHLIGRTRTGGAEIVSLLKSGSAFFAPAASTVQMVRSILFDEKRILPCSAYLQGEYGFSDVFAGVPVVLGRRGIEKIVVISLLQEETAMFSSSAAAVKAMIGTLNLS, from the coding sequence ATGAAAACAAAGATATCTGTCATCGGAGCAGGAAACGTCGGAGCAACCACCGCAGAGCTCATTGCAAGGGATGGACTTGCTGATGTTGTCCTCTTTGATATTCAGGAGGGCATTGCTAAAGGCAAAGCGCTTGACATAACAGAAGCCTGTCCAGTCTGGGGCTCGCCGTCTCTTGTTACCGGCACCGGCAATTTTGAGGAGACCGCTGGATCCGATATCGTGGTCATAACGGCAGGTTTCCCCCGAAAACCTGGCATGAGCAGGGATGATCTGCTTATTGCCAATGCAGATGTCATTAAAGCGGTAACAGAAGGCACCGTGAAATATTCGCCGGACAGCATCATCGTTGTGGTGACCAACCCGATGGACGTTATGGCATATACTGCCATGAAGGTGTCCGGTTTTAGCCGTGAACGCGTCATAGGCATGGGAGGCGTGCTGGACTCAGCCCGGTTCAGGACCTTTGTTGCCATGGAGGCCGGCGTATCCGCTGCTGACGTAGAAGCACTTGTGCTGGGCGGACATGGCGATCAGATGGTCCCCCTGCCCCGCTTTACGACCGTAAAAGGCATACCTATCCCTGAACTGATGGGAAAGGAAACGATCGAACATCTGATCGGGAGGACTCGGACCGGCGGCGCTGAGATCGTCAGTCTCCTGAAAAGCGGCAGCGCTTTTTTTGCGCCGGCAGCGTCCACCGTACAGATGGTACGGTCAATACTGTTCGATGAAAAAAGAATTCTTCCGTGTTCAGCATATCTTCAGGGCGAATACGGATTTTCCGATGTCTTTGCCGGTGTTCCTGTCGTCCTAGGCAGGCGCGGGATCGAGAAGATCGTTGTCATATCCCTCCTGCAGGAAGAGACCGCCATGTTCAGCAGCTCAGCTGCAGCAGTCAAGGCGATGATCGGTACACTGAATCTCTCTTAG
- a CDS encoding inositol-3-phosphate synthase, whose protein sequence is MKEIRIAIAGVGNCASSLVQGIEFYKKSKKNASSSGLMHYDLGGYLPEHITVVAAFDIDKRKVGKPLHQAIFARPNCTKSFQQMNSRSRVIVSMGNILDGVAGHMGQYPDDNRFIPSDRKPADIVKVLKTTGAEILLNYLPVGSEKATAFYAEACLKAGVSFINCIPVFIASQKSWARRFEEKGIPIIGDDIKSQIGATIIHRSLTKLFEDRGVTIDHTYQLNVGGNTDFLNMLNPQRLAMKKISKTEAVQSQMQSPLFHEDIHIGPSDYIPWLNDNKVCFLRIEGRGFGNMHLHLEMRLSVEDSPNSSGVVIDAIRCCRLARDRKAGGPLISPSAYFMKHPPKQYSDDAARDMVEEFIRAERIS, encoded by the coding sequence ATGAAAGAAATCCGTATTGCGATTGCAGGCGTAGGCAACTGCGCGAGTTCGCTTGTACAGGGCATTGAGTTTTACAAAAAAAGCAAAAAGAACGCTTCTTCTTCCGGATTAATGCATTATGATCTGGGCGGATACCTGCCTGAGCACATTACGGTTGTCGCTGCGTTTGACATCGACAAACGCAAAGTCGGCAAGCCGCTTCATCAAGCCATTTTTGCAAGGCCGAATTGTACGAAATCTTTTCAGCAGATGAACTCGCGATCCAGGGTGATCGTAAGCATGGGAAATATCCTGGACGGTGTTGCCGGCCATATGGGACAGTACCCGGATGACAACCGATTCATCCCTTCGGACAGGAAGCCCGCTGATATCGTGAAAGTCCTGAAGACAACAGGAGCGGAGATCCTGCTGAACTATCTTCCGGTGGGGTCTGAAAAAGCCACGGCATTTTATGCAGAAGCATGTCTGAAGGCAGGAGTCAGCTTTATTAATTGCATACCGGTTTTTATAGCGTCACAGAAGTCGTGGGCCCGCAGATTCGAGGAAAAAGGCATTCCCATTATTGGGGACGACATCAAAAGCCAGATCGGCGCAACGATCATACATCGCAGCCTTACGAAACTATTCGAGGATCGCGGCGTTACCATAGACCATACGTACCAATTGAATGTCGGAGGCAACACGGACTTTCTTAACATGCTGAACCCTCAGCGCCTTGCCATGAAAAAAATATCCAAGACCGAGGCTGTTCAGTCTCAGATGCAGTCGCCGCTTTTTCATGAAGATATCCACATCGGCCCGTCGGATTATATCCCCTGGCTCAACGATAACAAGGTCTGCTTCCTGAGAATAGAAGGGCGGGGCTTCGGCAATATGCACCTTCATCTTGAGATGAGACTTTCGGTCGAGGACTCGCCAAACAGTTCAGGTGTTGTGATAGACGCAATTCGGTGCTGCCGTCTTGCAAGGGACAGAAAAGCCGGGGGTCCGCTTATTTCTCCGTCTGCCTATTTCATGAAACACCCTCCCAAACAGTACTCAGATGACGCCGCAAGGGACATGGTCGAAGAGTTCATCAGGGCTGAACGCATCAGCTGA
- a CDS encoding CDP-alcohol phosphatidyltransferase family protein, whose protein sequence is MLSEKLGHSLDKPLEALARKIPVSPNTITITGFTLTMASSILLAHDLTMGAFCLLPAGLLDMLDGIVARNRGESSAFGAFLDSVLDRYSDAAILLAIAWNLGSNGQLTGVILALITLVGSLIISYARARAEGLGVSCNHGLMERPERLIVLFIGAVSGYMVPMLWLLAGLTHLTVLQRILYAMKQFRKTR, encoded by the coding sequence ATGTTGAGCGAAAAATTAGGTCATTCCCTGGACAAGCCGCTGGAGGCACTTGCCAGAAAAATTCCTGTCAGCCCAAATACCATAACGATCACCGGCTTTACCCTTACGATGGCCTCAAGCATTTTGCTGGCCCATGACCTGACGATGGGAGCGTTCTGCCTGCTGCCGGCTGGACTTCTTGACATGCTTGACGGTATCGTTGCGAGAAACAGGGGGGAAAGTTCAGCGTTCGGAGCCTTCCTGGATTCAGTGCTCGACAGGTATTCTGACGCTGCAATTTTACTGGCAATTGCGTGGAACCTGGGAAGTAACGGACAATTGACAGGGGTTATTCTCGCCCTTATTACGCTGGTTGGTTCTCTGATCATCAGTTACGCAAGAGCGAGAGCAGAAGGGCTCGGGGTGTCATGCAATCATGGTCTCATGGAACGACCGGAACGCTTAATAGTGCTCTTTATTGGAGCGGTTAGCGGGTACATGGTTCCGATGCTGTGGCTGCTTGCCGGTCTTACCCATCTCACTGTTCTGCAAAGAATTCTCTACGCAATGAAGCAGTTCAGGAAGACACGTTAG
- a CDS encoding cob(I)yrinic acid a,c-diamide adenosyltransferase, with product MAEKGLIHIYTGEGKGKTTSAIGLALRARSRGNKILFAQFFKEKDDLSELSLLEQLGVDVVVFDAIKSPFFHPSIGRAHLREETEKAVKTLQKVISTHALDLVILDEFICLVSEDVISESEAIAFMRQKPEPLELVLTGRGATEGIMAEADYVTYMKHIKHPYDRGIKARRGIEI from the coding sequence ATGGCCGAAAAAGGACTGATTCACATATACACAGGCGAAGGCAAGGGAAAAACCACCTCAGCCATCGGTCTTGCGCTTAGAGCAAGAAGCCGGGGCAATAAGATCCTTTTTGCCCAGTTCTTTAAGGAAAAAGATGACCTGAGCGAACTCTCCCTTTTGGAGCAGCTCGGAGTTGACGTTGTGGTTTTTGATGCGATCAAATCCCCGTTCTTTCATCCTTCTATCGGGAGAGCTCACCTGAGAGAAGAGACTGAAAAAGCCGTTAAAACACTGCAGAAGGTCATTTCCACTCATGCTCTTGATCTGGTCATATTGGATGAGTTCATATGTCTGGTCTCTGAGGATGTTATCTCGGAGAGCGAAGCTATAGCCTTTATGCGTCAGAAACCGGAGCCGCTCGAGCTTGTTCTTACCGGAAGGGGCGCAACAGAAGGAATAATGGCAGAGGCAGACTACGTGACCTACATGAAACACATTAAGCATCCCTATGACAGGGGAATAAAAGCACGAAGGGGTATTGAGATCTAA
- the mtaB gene encoding tRNA (N(6)-L-threonylcarbamoyladenosine(37)-C(2))-methylthiotransferase MtaB: MKELSLTFVFRKPGTIPCTGKYSRSSDMQELKKKVAVLTLGCRVNQSESSVIEGTLKKHGVSIVTLDEHPDICIVNTCTVTGKSDASSRYLIRRATRTGAQVVVTGCFSQLEKSKVCELQGVCAVVPSSDKEKIISRVLGYDVDPVYSLHDRARPYLKVQDGCNFSCTYCAVPLARGRSRSLALNDAVSRAVDIELKGYHEIVLTGIHLGSYGQDLTPKTSLACLIRSILSGTSRLRIRLSSIEINEIDDALIELLGDARVCRHLHLPIQSGNDQILRLMNRNYTVSAFQKKLLRLSDISADMALGTDVIVGFPGEGHREFMVTYELLRELPFSYIHAFPYSARKGTLAAKLKPHVAGDIIADRAKAMKELAAAKKTAFASAQTDKILDAIAEEHDARGHTTATTSNYLKIAMKGSRLRRGSAVFVRSIAVIDDRLIGVMIS; encoded by the coding sequence ATGAAGGAACTGTCTTTAACGTTCGTATTCAGAAAGCCCGGCACCATTCCCTGCACGGGGAAATACTCTCGTAGCTCAGATATGCAGGAACTGAAGAAGAAGGTTGCTGTATTGACCCTGGGATGCAGGGTCAATCAATCCGAGAGCTCTGTTATAGAGGGAACACTAAAAAAGCATGGTGTCTCAATAGTTACCCTGGACGAGCATCCTGATATCTGCATTGTTAATACCTGCACGGTCACAGGAAAAAGCGATGCCAGCTCCAGATACCTTATTCGCAGGGCAACGAGAACAGGAGCACAGGTTGTGGTGACAGGATGCTTCTCACAGCTGGAAAAGAGCAAAGTCTGCGAACTTCAGGGTGTTTGCGCAGTGGTTCCATCCAGTGACAAGGAAAAAATCATATCACGTGTGCTGGGCTACGACGTTGATCCTGTATATTCATTGCACGATCGTGCGCGACCCTATCTCAAGGTCCAGGACGGGTGTAATTTCAGCTGTACCTACTGTGCCGTGCCCCTGGCAAGGGGGAGGTCCAGGAGCCTGGCATTAAATGATGCGGTCAGTCGAGCAGTTGATATCGAGTTGAAGGGGTATCATGAGATTGTGCTGACCGGCATCCATCTCGGCAGCTATGGGCAGGACCTGACCCCTAAAACAAGCCTTGCATGTCTCATTAGGTCAATTCTATCAGGGACATCTCGTCTCAGGATCAGGCTTAGTTCGATCGAGATCAACGAGATTGACGATGCACTTATTGAACTTTTGGGGGATGCCAGAGTCTGCAGACATCTTCATCTGCCTATTCAGAGCGGCAACGATCAGATACTCAGACTCATGAACAGAAATTATACAGTAAGTGCTTTTCAGAAGAAGCTTCTCCGCCTGTCGGACATATCTGCTGACATGGCACTTGGTACAGACGTCATTGTCGGATTTCCGGGTGAGGGGCATAGGGAATTCATGGTTACCTATGAACTTTTAAGAGAGCTCCCGTTCTCCTATATTCATGCCTTTCCCTATTCAGCAAGAAAGGGTACTTTGGCGGCAAAGTTAAAACCTCATGTAGCAGGTGATATAATTGCTGATCGGGCGAAGGCCATGAAAGAGCTTGCTGCAGCCAAGAAGACTGCATTCGCTTCTGCACAGACAGATAAAATCCTTGATGCTATTGCGGAAGAACATGATGCCAGGGGACATACGACCGCAACAACGAGTAATTACCTGAAGATCGCGATGAAAGGCAGCAGACTCCGCAGGGGGAGTGCGGTATTTGTTAGGTCTATAGCGGTTATCGATGACAGACTGATTGGAGTTATGATTAGTTAG
- the miaB gene encoding tRNA (N6-isopentenyl adenosine(37)-C2)-methylthiotransferase MiaB translates to MKKFVYIYTYGCQMNLHDSEKMLGTLAQDGYSVAEAPEKADLIIFNTCAIREKAEHKFYSQLGRIKHLKQSNPLLKIAVAGCVAQDSRQKVMKRAPHVDYVLGPQNLHLLASLQDSKTRLFTDENPDIAYQDYEMNRGSATRAWVSIMYGCNNYCSYCIVPYTRGREVSRPSSGILTEIRGLKEKGYKEVTLLGQNVNSYRSDLDFVRLLRQIDTIGVERVRFVTSHPRDLSSSLIDALPELPSLCNNLHLPLQSASDSVLQAMNRRYSYAEYCEKIRLIRSKVPLVTVSTDIIVGFPGETERDFEQTARAIEEMEFDGMFAFKYSKRKGTRAYDMPDQVAEAVKAERLDRLLHLQEDIALKKNRALEGSVQEILVEGPSATDPLMLMGRTRSNKIVTFCSNGAHEGTVFNVRIQKARHHSLHGEILS, encoded by the coding sequence ATGAAGAAATTCGTTTATATCTACACCTATGGCTGTCAGATGAACCTGCATGATTCCGAGAAGATGCTCGGCACCCTTGCGCAGGACGGATACTCTGTTGCAGAAGCGCCGGAAAAAGCAGATCTGATCATTTTTAATACCTGTGCCATCCGGGAAAAAGCAGAGCATAAATTTTACAGCCAGCTCGGCAGGATAAAGCATCTCAAACAGAGCAATCCGTTATTGAAAATTGCAGTTGCAGGATGCGTTGCCCAGGATTCCCGGCAGAAGGTCATGAAAAGGGCCCCTCATGTTGACTATGTTCTTGGCCCACAGAATCTGCACCTGCTTGCCAGTCTTCAGGATTCGAAGACCAGACTTTTTACCGACGAAAATCCTGATATCGCATATCAGGATTACGAGATGAACAGAGGATCCGCAACGCGGGCATGGGTCTCCATTATGTACGGCTGTAATAATTATTGCAGCTACTGCATAGTCCCGTATACGCGGGGAAGGGAGGTGTCCCGGCCGAGCTCAGGCATTCTGACCGAGATCAGGGGGCTTAAGGAGAAGGGATACAAGGAGGTCACTCTGCTTGGCCAGAACGTAAACTCATACCGCAGTGATCTGGACTTTGTCAGACTTCTCCGCCAGATCGACACCATAGGCGTCGAACGTGTGCGTTTTGTGACATCGCATCCGAGAGACCTTTCTTCTTCCCTGATCGATGCGTTGCCTGAACTGCCGAGTCTCTGCAATAATCTTCATCTGCCGCTGCAATCAGCCTCTGATAGTGTTCTTCAGGCCATGAACAGGAGATATTCCTATGCAGAATATTGCGAAAAGATCCGGCTGATACGCAGTAAGGTGCCGTTGGTCACGGTATCTACGGATATTATCGTCGGTTTTCCCGGTGAGACTGAGCGCGACTTTGAGCAGACAGCAAGGGCCATAGAAGAAATGGAATTTGACGGCATGTTCGCATTTAAATACTCGAAGAGAAAAGGCACCAGGGCTTATGATATGCCTGATCAGGTTGCGGAGGCTGTCAAGGCAGAGAGACTTGACAGGCTGCTTCATCTGCAGGAGGACATTGCACTGAAAAAGAACAGGGCACTTGAAGGTTCTGTTCAGGAGATACTTGTTGAGGGGCCTTCGGCAACAGATCCCTTGATGCTTATGGGGCGGACCAGGTCTAACAAGATCGTTACCTTTTGCAGTAACGGAGCGCATGAAGGAACTGTCTTTAACGTTCGTATTCAGAAAGCCCGGCACCATTCCCTGCACGGGGAAATACTCTCGTAG